In one Haloplanus salinus genomic region, the following are encoded:
- a CDS encoding type I restriction endonuclease subunit R, whose amino-acid sequence MNEMELSERPALQAFQDIGYSYKHGSELGPNSEDPERESLSDVVLRGRLEQKLREFNPSMPDEAIEDAISQLLGYNSTRLLKNNKNFHESLVNGIQVEYEVNGEPRGDFVDVFNFDEPRQNDFLVVNQFRVQIGDGPERRPDVVVFVNGLPIGVLEMKDPTNPQASMGNAYKQVTDRYVNDITELFHYNELIGILDMNNARLGCLSAGWEWFSPWRYIDEEKDATGELPPSEVLIRGAFDKERVLDLIKNFVVYSDSDGKLSKKLAAYHQFYAVNSAVNSSKEVVPDPDQSRIGLVWHTQGSGKSLSMVFYAKKIKQESSMKNPTLVFLTDRNDLDDQLYTEFRKHGLDAEWADSDNRVELRDRLDREAGGIVFATIQKFQTTDDEVQYPEVNDRDNVIVVADEAHRTQYSTLAENVRDGLPNASHLGFTATPIQKEDRSTINTFGGYVSQYTIKESEKDGSTVPIYYESRLAKLQVNDPEIEDRFNELMESKSDDLKQEMKRKWTQLRRVIENSEERTEMIADDIVEHFNDREIEGKGMVVAISRQAAVNLSRKIRDNPDAPETRVVISGQEDFIEDPISNEKLKRRFKDPDDSFDIAVVCDKWLTGFDAPHLHTLYVDKPMKNHNLLQAIGRVNRVYKDKPGGLVVDYIGISERLKEALDKYTSEIREDAMLDIEEAVKVMREKHQEVANFFSEVDYSNWPQLGQMERQRLLYKAQNEVLITEKREQDFRESMKGLKKAHSLVSPNSAASEIRADLAFFEAVLGAINSIDNSGNPDEVEELDSAMKELVAEGVGIEDLVEVTGFDKWEKEKPVLSDEFLQDVEEVEFENLQVKMLRQLLENEISTRKKGNLAKYESFEEELEETIDQYNEGFLSTQQVIDELRDYADEIQESDDRQDELGLSDEELAFFDAISSNTDTEIEEEKLKSIAQELKQNLKDRVELDWTNRDKIRAEIKTEVKAVLRNNGLSLYKHEDLVEPIVAQAEAFYGGAAA is encoded by the coding sequence ATGAATGAGATGGAGTTGTCGGAGAGGCCGGCCCTACAGGCTTTTCAGGACATTGGGTATTCTTACAAGCATGGTTCTGAGCTTGGGCCGAACAGTGAGGATCCGGAGCGTGAGTCTCTTTCTGATGTGGTTTTGCGTGGCCGTCTAGAGCAGAAGCTACGTGAATTTAATCCGTCGATGCCGGATGAAGCGATTGAGGATGCGATTTCTCAGCTACTAGGATACAACTCTACTCGTCTGCTGAAGAATAACAAGAATTTCCATGAGAGCTTGGTTAACGGTATCCAAGTAGAGTATGAGGTGAACGGTGAGCCTCGCGGTGATTTTGTTGATGTGTTTAATTTTGATGAGCCGAGGCAGAATGATTTCTTAGTTGTTAATCAGTTCCGGGTTCAGATAGGTGATGGGCCTGAGAGAAGGCCTGATGTGGTTGTGTTTGTGAATGGTCTTCCGATTGGGGTTTTGGAGATGAAGGATCCTACGAATCCTCAGGCCTCTATGGGCAATGCGTATAAGCAGGTTACAGATCGGTATGTAAACGATATTACTGAATTATTCCATTATAATGAGTTGATCGGGATTTTGGATATGAACAATGCCCGTCTTGGTTGTCTTTCTGCGGGTTGGGAGTGGTTCTCTCCTTGGCGGTATATTGATGAGGAGAAGGATGCGACGGGGGAGTTACCGCCGTCTGAAGTCTTGATTAGAGGAGCTTTCGATAAGGAACGGGTCTTGGATTTAATCAAGAACTTTGTTGTCTACTCTGATTCGGACGGTAAATTGAGTAAGAAGTTGGCGGCGTATCATCAGTTTTACGCGGTGAATAGCGCGGTCAACAGCAGTAAGGAGGTTGTCCCAGACCCTGATCAGAGCCGTATCGGGCTTGTCTGGCATACTCAGGGTTCGGGCAAGTCTTTGTCTATGGTGTTCTATGCGAAGAAGATCAAGCAAGAGAGTTCGATGAAGAATCCGACTCTTGTTTTCCTCACTGATCGTAATGATCTTGATGATCAGTTATATACTGAGTTTAGGAAGCACGGATTGGATGCTGAGTGGGCGGATAGCGATAACAGGGTTGAGCTCCGCGACCGGTTGGACCGGGAAGCTGGAGGGATTGTTTTTGCCACGATTCAGAAGTTCCAGACTACGGATGATGAGGTACAGTATCCGGAGGTCAACGACCGGGATAACGTGATTGTGGTTGCTGATGAGGCCCATAGAACCCAGTACAGTACTTTAGCGGAGAATGTCAGGGATGGTTTGCCGAATGCCTCGCATCTTGGGTTTACTGCTACTCCGATTCAGAAGGAAGATCGGTCGACGATCAATACCTTTGGTGGATACGTCAGCCAGTATACGATCAAAGAGTCTGAAAAGGATGGGTCTACGGTCCCGATTTACTACGAGAGCCGGTTAGCGAAGCTTCAGGTAAATGATCCTGAGATCGAGGATCGGTTTAATGAGTTGATGGAGTCGAAGTCGGATGATCTGAAGCAGGAGATGAAGCGGAAGTGGACTCAGCTTCGGCGTGTCATCGAGAACAGTGAGGAGCGGACGGAGATGATAGCAGATGACATTGTAGAACATTTCAACGACAGGGAGATTGAGGGTAAGGGAATGGTGGTTGCGATCAGCCGCCAGGCAGCAGTAAATCTGAGCCGGAAGATTAGAGATAATCCTGATGCGCCGGAAACCCGAGTAGTGATTTCAGGGCAGGAAGACTTCATAGAAGATCCCATCTCAAACGAGAAACTGAAGAGGAGGTTCAAAGATCCGGATGACTCCTTCGATATTGCGGTTGTCTGTGATAAGTGGCTGACCGGTTTTGATGCCCCGCATCTGCACACGCTTTACGTCGATAAGCCGATGAAGAATCATAATCTGCTTCAGGCGATCGGTAGGGTCAACCGGGTATACAAGGATAAGCCGGGAGGCCTTGTTGTCGATTATATTGGTATAAGCGAGCGTCTGAAGGAGGCCTTAGATAAGTATACTTCTGAGATCCGGGAAGATGCTATGCTGGATATTGAGGAGGCTGTGAAGGTGATGAGAGAGAAGCATCAGGAGGTCGCTAACTTCTTTTCTGAGGTTGATTACAGTAATTGGCCTCAGTTGGGGCAAATGGAGCGCCAACGCTTGTTATATAAGGCACAGAATGAGGTCTTGATTACTGAGAAGCGGGAGCAGGACTTCAGAGAGTCTATGAAGGGTTTGAAGAAGGCTCATTCGTTGGTGTCTCCGAATAGCGCTGCTAGTGAAATCCGGGCTGATCTGGCTTTCTTTGAGGCGGTCCTTGGTGCGATCAATAGTATCGATAATTCAGGTAATCCAGATGAGGTAGAGGAGTTGGATTCTGCGATGAAAGAGTTAGTCGCAGAGGGTGTTGGTATTGAAGATCTGGTCGAGGTAACTGGTTTCGATAAGTGGGAGAAAGAAAAGCCGGTGTTGAGCGATGAGTTCTTACAGGATGTAGAGGAAGTTGAGTTTGAGAATTTACAGGTGAAGATGCTTCGGCAATTGCTGGAGAATGAAATATCGACTCGGAAGAAGGGTAATCTTGCGAAGTATGAGTCATTTGAAGAGGAATTAGAAGAGACCATTGACCAGTATAATGAAGGGTTCTTATCGACTCAACAGGTTATCGATGAGCTTCGTGACTATGCTGATGAGATTCAGGAGTCGGATGATCGGCAGGATGAACTCGGATTGAGTGATGAGGAGTTAGCGTTCTTTGATGCGATTTCTTCGAATACGGATACTGAGATTGAGGAGGAGAAGTTGAAGAGTATTGCTCAGGAGCTGAAGCAGAATCTTAAGGATAGGGTCGAATTAGACTGGACTAATCGTGATAAGATCCGTGCGGAGATTAAGACTGAGGTTAAGGCTGTTCTACGAAATAACGGTCTCAGCTTGTATAAGCATGAGGACCTGGTCGAGCCGATCGTGGCTCAGGCAGAAGCTTTCTATGGTGGAGCTGCGGCTTGA
- a CDS encoding TATA-box-binding protein, with the protein MVEIVNAVGSGSFDREFDLAVVAEDLGSVADFDEEKYPGVYVRLSEDSPLATIYRTGKFIVTGADSIDGLYDVKEDLVDILTEPGIILEGDLQWFQVQNLVCTTVLDANLNLNALAIGLGLEQTEYEPEQFPGLIYRNPGFECVALIFSTGKAVITGSNDLEEAEAVVSFLEEELSRLQLN; encoded by the coding sequence ATGGTGGAAATTGTGAATGCTGTTGGATCGGGTTCTTTTGATAGAGAGTTTGATCTTGCTGTTGTTGCTGAGGATCTTGGTTCTGTTGCTGATTTTGATGAAGAGAAGTACCCAGGAGTGTATGTCCGGCTTTCTGAAGATTCGCCGTTGGCAACGATTTACAGAACTGGCAAATTCATTGTTACAGGTGCGGATTCTATCGATGGATTGTATGATGTGAAAGAGGACTTAGTGGATATTCTAACAGAGCCCGGTATTATTCTCGAAGGAGATCTACAGTGGTTCCAGGTTCAGAACTTGGTCTGTACTACAGTTTTGGACGCTAATCTGAATTTGAATGCGTTAGCGATTGGGCTGGGTTTAGAACAGACTGAGTATGAGCCGGAGCAGTTCCCCGGTTTGATTTATCGGAATCCGGGTTTTGAGTGTGTGGCCCTGATTTTTTCGACGGGTAAAGCTGTGATCACTGGTAGTAATGACTTGGAGGAGGCGGAGGCTGTAGTTTCTTTTCTGGAGGAGGAGTTATCGAGGCTTCAACTGAATTGA
- a CDS encoding ATP-binding protein, translating to MSREGRNLIDFAERNDLLSDEEVRNLVLAAGLSGSDRVQSSIRKAVLGKAVETLEYPFDSGSSFGQVVLGETFQGQAFRLIEQDLPKHLLAVGQSGSGKTTLFYRLMSEVDEPFWAFDLKQDYRHLAGETDLLVLSWQEFRFNPLRPPDGVSPRRWAQVFSEIFSHATALLSGSKNYLLKKIVELYKLYGLFDDVSGPFPSLHELQRLIEEDTMNFVRKASDYRETVLNRLEAMNLTSGTVFDCSRGYGVEELLQRDVVFEFDGLSRDVQNFLMEVLFAFVYEYRLAQNHRDQGLNHLFFLDEGKRVFSVYKERQEASGIPEVDELTAKMREFGEGLVVADQEASKLTDSIKANTYTKVLLSTAGRKQFEAMTEAMNLSQRQAEFASELDIGEAVVQVGNRVGPVPVDLKNYELEKQVSDERLRKQQLKKWDRLSHEPRETTQRFRDTLAPGRSEEVEEPEIVEDPKDVVELSGEADRLLKDIVENPFKALTKRYNRFSSRYKGNKAKNELVEYGVVIERQVKAQDGKRKLLQLTDRGRDYVESSLDLEAKHRGRGGIIHRYWQHRIKEALEDEGLNAYLETFDADVYVNLYDRELVVEVAMGDNPREIEHIQKHLDKDFIIWVAARSQEILEGLKQRMQEKGLQTDRVDFRTVREFNDLEEVPD from the coding sequence GTGAGTCGAGAGGGTAGGAATCTAATTGATTTTGCGGAGAGGAACGATTTGTTGAGTGATGAAGAGGTCCGGAACCTGGTTTTAGCCGCTGGGTTATCCGGTAGTGACCGTGTTCAGAGTTCGATTAGAAAAGCAGTATTGGGTAAGGCTGTTGAGACTTTGGAGTACCCTTTTGATTCAGGATCTTCTTTCGGACAGGTTGTGCTGGGTGAGACGTTCCAAGGTCAGGCCTTCAGACTCATAGAGCAGGATTTGCCGAAGCATCTTCTCGCGGTAGGCCAGTCAGGTTCCGGGAAGACGACGCTCTTCTACAGGTTGATGAGTGAGGTCGACGAGCCGTTCTGGGCCTTTGATTTGAAGCAGGATTATCGCCATTTAGCAGGTGAAACTGATTTGTTGGTGTTGTCGTGGCAGGAGTTCCGTTTTAATCCGTTGAGGCCTCCGGATGGTGTTTCACCGAGACGTTGGGCGCAGGTGTTCAGCGAGATATTCAGTCATGCCACTGCTTTGCTTAGTGGTTCGAAGAATTACTTGTTGAAGAAGATTGTCGAACTCTACAAGCTTTATGGCCTGTTTGACGATGTCTCTGGCCCGTTTCCGAGTCTTCACGAGCTTCAGCGTTTGATCGAGGAGGATACGATGAATTTTGTGCGGAAGGCTTCTGATTACCGTGAAACCGTTCTCAACAGGCTTGAAGCGATGAATCTTACTTCTGGTACGGTTTTTGACTGTAGTCGAGGTTACGGGGTTGAAGAGCTTCTTCAGAGGGATGTGGTGTTCGAGTTTGACGGTCTTTCCAGGGATGTTCAGAACTTTTTGATGGAGGTCTTGTTCGCCTTTGTCTATGAGTACCGGTTGGCTCAAAACCACCGCGACCAGGGCTTGAATCACTTGTTCTTCCTGGACGAAGGGAAGAGAGTGTTCTCTGTGTATAAGGAGCGGCAGGAGGCCTCTGGTATCCCAGAAGTAGACGAACTCACGGCGAAGATGAGGGAGTTTGGTGAAGGCCTTGTAGTCGCGGATCAGGAAGCTTCGAAGTTGACGGATTCGATCAAGGCTAATACGTACACGAAGGTCTTGTTGTCTACGGCAGGTCGGAAGCAGTTTGAGGCGATGACCGAGGCGATGAATTTGTCTCAGAGGCAGGCGGAGTTTGCTTCAGAGCTTGATATCGGTGAGGCCGTGGTTCAGGTCGGCAACCGTGTAGGCCCAGTCCCTGTCGATCTCAAGAACTATGAGCTGGAGAAGCAGGTTTCGGATGAACGGCTTCGGAAACAGCAGTTGAAAAAATGGGACCGGCTTTCACATGAACCAAGGGAAACAACACAGAGATTCAGAGACACTCTAGCACCAGGAAGGTCAGAAGAAGTAGAGGAACCTGAGATTGTAGAAGACCCTAAAGACGTTGTAGAGCTCTCAGGCGAGGCCGACCGCTTACTCAAAGACATAGTCGAGAACCCGTTCAAGGCCTTGACCAAGCGTTACAACAGGTTTTCCAGTCGGTACAAGGGAAACAAGGCGAAGAACGAACTCGTCGAATACGGAGTCGTAATCGAACGCCAGGTCAAAGCCCAGGACGGGAAGAGGAAGCTGCTACAACTTACGGACAGAGGCCGCGACTACGTCGAAAGCAGTCTAGATCTCGAAGCGAAACACAGGGGGCGAGGAGGAATCATACACAGGTACTGGCAACACCGAATCAAAGAAGCGTTAGAAGATGAAGGTCTCAATGCCTACCTGGAAACATTCGATGCCGATGTCTACGTCAACCTTTATGACCGCGAACTCGTGGTCGAAGTAGCGATGGGAGACAACCCAAGAGAAATAGAACACATCCAGAAGCACCTCGACAAAGACTTCATTATCTGGGTTGCCGCCCGAAGCCAAGAGATCCTGGAAGGATTGAAGCAGAGGATGCAGGAGAAAGGCCTTCAGACTGATCGCGTGGATTTTAGGACGGTTCGGGAGTTCAACGACTTAGAAGAGGTCCCTGATTAG